A genomic stretch from bacterium includes:
- a CDS encoding flippase-like domain-containing protein — MKKTLFWILKLCISIGILWYVFSRPDISPHKIVEHIKSLELSRLLIAIGLYIVIVFIACLRWQELLKGQDIYLPFFKTLELNFIGLFFNTFMPSLTGGDVVKAYYVSKHTDKRLEAATTVLIDRIVGMLALLTIGAVASLYAISDPQIRKPAISIVVFFLMITILCIVFFNKRLMKKISFTVKKERWQKAVVSLKRVYSAFYIYRSKKALLAEVFLMSIVIQIMSILINYQIALGLGLNVSMKYFFLFIPIIATISVVPITFAGWGLGESMYKYFFGLVTGACGLAVTMSIIIRLIVLILNLFGGIFYIFHKPPKLSQDEQT; from the coding sequence ATGAAAAAAACCCTGTTTTGGATTCTGAAATTATGTATTAGTATAGGAATTCTCTGGTATGTTTTCTCAAGGCCAGATATTAGTCCTCATAAAATAGTAGAACATATCAAAAGCCTAGAGTTATCACGCCTTCTTATAGCAATTGGATTGTACATTGTTATTGTTTTCATAGCCTGTTTAAGATGGCAAGAACTTCTCAAAGGGCAGGACATATATCTTCCGTTTTTCAAAACATTAGAACTGAATTTTATTGGACTATTTTTTAATACCTTTATGCCAAGTCTGACGGGTGGAGACGTTGTGAAGGCATATTATGTGTCGAAACATACTGATAAAAGACTTGAAGCAGCGACAACAGTACTTATTGACAGAATTGTTGGCATGTTAGCTCTTCTTACGATAGGTGCAGTTGCAAGTCTCTATGCTATATCAGATCCTCAGATTAGAAAACCTGCAATAAGTATAGTCGTGTTTTTTTTGATGATAACTATTTTATGTATTGTTTTTTTTAACAAGCGCCTTATGAAAAAAATTTCCTTTACTGTAAAAAAGGAAAGGTGGCAAAAAGCTGTTGTTTCTTTAAAGCGTGTGTACTCAGCGTTCTATATTTACAGGTCCAAAAAAGCCTTGCTTGCTGAGGTTTTTCTAATGTCTATCGTTATACAGATTATGTCCATATTGATAAATTACCAGATAGCATTGGGTCTGGGGCTAAATGTTTCAATGAAATATTTCTTTTTGTTTATTCCAATTATTGCAACTATAAGCGTGGTTCCAATCACATTCGCAGGATGGGGACTTGGAGAGAGCATGTATAAATATTTCTTTGGACTTGTTACCGGAGCTTGCGGTTTAGCTGTAACCATGTCAATAATTATAAGACTTATTGTACTCATTTTAAATCTTTTCGGCGGCATATTCTATATATTTCATAAGCCTCCAAAACTTTCTCAAGATGAACAAACCTGA